Proteins co-encoded in one Corynebacterium tuberculostearicum genomic window:
- the ruvX gene encoding Holliday junction resolvase RuvX codes for MAKVEPDTPGVNDPGQGRRLALDVGTARMGVAVSNREATLATPVETVHRETGFKDRDKGDIDRILELISSYEAVEIIVGLPRDLQGNGSKSVKHAKEIAFRIRRRLNRNANIDKVPPPVRLADERLTTVAATTALRASGVSEKKGRKVIDQAAAVEILQSWLDGRANALRSDDAINQPSDSGD; via the coding sequence GTGGCGAAGGTAGAACCAGATACCCCCGGTGTGAATGATCCGGGGCAGGGCCGCCGGCTCGCACTTGACGTCGGAACAGCGCGCATGGGGGTCGCGGTGTCTAATAGGGAAGCAACGCTTGCCACCCCAGTGGAAACTGTTCACCGCGAAACTGGCTTTAAGGACCGAGACAAGGGCGATATCGACCGCATTCTGGAGTTAATTAGTTCTTACGAGGCGGTGGAGATCATCGTTGGTTTGCCCAGAGATTTGCAGGGAAATGGTTCAAAGAGCGTAAAACATGCTAAGGAAATTGCGTTTCGGATCCGCCGCCGCTTGAATCGAAATGCAAATATAGATAAAGTTCCACCGCCAGTACGCTTGGCTGATGAGCGTTTGACTACCGTAGCGGCAACGACCGCGCTGCGCGCGTCTGGCGTGTCCGAAAAGAAGGGCCGCAAAGTCATCGACCAAGCAGCAGCGGTGGAGATTTTGCAGTCCTGGTTGGACGGGCGCGCGAACGCCCTTCGCTCGGATGATGCAATTAACCAGCCTTCAGACTCAGGAGACTAA